One genomic window of Hirundo rustica isolate bHirRus1 chromosome 13, bHirRus1.pri.v3, whole genome shotgun sequence includes the following:
- the LOC120758667 gene encoding neuronal acetylcholine receptor subunit beta-4, which translates to MRKMYTLLLFVVSSFCLNGNMAADAEEKLMNHLLSPDRYNKLIRPAVNSSQLVSIELQVSLAQLISVNEREQIMTTNVWLNQEWIDYRLAWKPSDYEGIDKLRIPAKHIWLPDIVLYNNADGTYEVSLYTNAIVKNNGSIRWLPPAIYKSACKIEVKHFPFDQQNCTLKFRSWTYDHTEIDMVLKTSMASMDDFTPSGEWDIVALPGRRTVNPLDPNYVDVTYDFIIKRKPLFYTINLIIPCVLITSLAILVFYLPSDCGEKMTLCISVLLALTVFLLLISKIVPPTSLDVPLIGKYLMFTMVLVTFSIVTSVCVLNVHHRSPSTHTMPPWVKLVFLERLPAYLFMKRPENNSPRQKPCNCKKTKAENPCMEPSDFYKSSTYFLNTASAKRYDMKVSETLDNVSSHRDFRLRTGTKFSPEVQEAIDGVSFIAEHMKSDDNDQSVIEDWKYVAMVVDRLFLWIFVLVCVLGTVGLFLQPLFQNHTAAINP; encoded by the exons ATGAGGAAAATGTACACCCTCCTTCTCTTTGTAGTGAGCTCCTTTTGTCTGAACG GAAACATGGCAGCAGATGCTGAAGAAAAACTAATGAACCACCTACTGAGCCCAGACAGATACAACAAGTTAATTCGACCGGCTGTCAACTCCTCCCAGCTGGTATCCATAGAACTGCAggtttccctggcacagctcatcAGTGTG AATGAACGGGAGCAGATCATGACGACGAATGTCTGGCTGAACCAG GAGTGGATTGATTATCGGCTGGCTTGGAAGCCCTCTGACTATGAAGGAATAGATAAGCTGAGAATACCTGCCAAACACATCTGGTTGCCAGACATTGTGCTTTACAATAA TGCAGACGGCACGTACGAGGTCTCGCTGTACACAAATGCCATTGTAAAGAACAATGGAAGCATTCGCTGGTTGCCACCAGCCATTTACAAGAGTGCCTGCAAGATTGAGGTGAAGCATTTCCCATTTGACCAACAAAACTGCACCCTGAAGTTCCGGTCCTGGACATACGACCACACAGAAATTGATATGGTGCTTAAGACTTCCATGGCAAGCATGGACGACTTCACGCCGAGCGGAGAGTGGGACATTGTAGCACTGCCAGGAAGAAGGACAGTAAATCCTCTGGACCCCAATTATGTCGATGTGACATATGACTTCATTATAAAAAGGAAACCACTTTTTTATACCATCAATCTTATAATTCCCTGTGTGCTAATTACATCCTTAGCCATCCTAGTATTCTACTTGCCTTCAGACTGTGGTGAAAAAATGACCTTATGCATATCTGTGTTGCTTGCCTTGACTGTGTTCTTGCTGCTGATCTCCAAAATTGTCCCTCCAACATCTCTAGATGTTCCACTGATTGGGAAGTATCTCATGTTTACAATGGTGCTGGTGACCTTCTCAATAGTTACCAGCGTCTGTGTGCTCAATGTCCACCACAGATCTCCAAGTACTCACACCATGCCCCCCTGGGTAAAGCTGGTTTTCCTTGAAAGACTCCCAGCCTATCTGTTCATGAAGCGCCCAGAAAATAATTCTCCACGGCAAAAGCCGTGCAACTGCAAAAAGACGAAAGCAGAGAATCCTTGTATGGAGCCATCTGACTTCTACAAGAGCTCTACCTATTTTTTGAATACAGCTTCAGCCAAAAGATATGATATGAAAGTCTCTGAGACACTTGACAATGTCAGCAGTCATCGAGATTTTAGGTTAAGAACAGGCACGAAATTTTCTCCTGAAGTGCAAGAAGCAATTGATGGAGTCAGTTTTATAGCAGAGCACATGAAAAGCGATGACAACGACCAGAGT